In Candidatus Bathyarchaeota archaeon, one DNA window encodes the following:
- a CDS encoding molybdenum cofactor guanylyltransferase, which yields MKGIQNCSGIVLAGGKGTRLGHSKPHVRLGSMSLIEHVIDAALTLFDEVLLVVGKDADLFSVIQKQHPLLTIISDDQEGIGPMMGMYTGMKRLTTEYSLVLPCDAPFVSVPLMRALIGLARGSDAAIPIWPNKNVEPLHSVYRVSPSIQAIKSALNCGEKSVLDMIKRLEKINFVPVDSLRKFDSELHTFFNVNYSEDLKTAYEIQSVSE from the coding sequence TTGAAGGGTATCCAGAATTGTAGTGGCATCGTCCTCGCGGGGGGCAAGGGAACCCGGCTCGGACACAGCAAACCCCATGTGCGATTGGGCTCGATGAGCCTTATCGAGCACGTAATTGATGCCGCATTAACTCTCTTTGATGAAGTATTACTCGTTGTTGGCAAAGACGCTGATTTATTTTCTGTCATCCAAAAACAACATCCTTTACTTACTATCATAAGTGATGACCAGGAGGGTATAGGCCCTATGATGGGCATGTATACAGGGATGAAAAGGCTGACCACTGAATACTCCCTTGTCCTCCCATGTGATGCCCCCTTCGTCAGTGTTCCCCTGATGAGGGCGTTAATTGGGCTCGCAAGAGGCTCAGACGCAGCTATCCCAATATGGCCGAACAAAAACGTGGAACCCCTCCACAGCGTCTATCGTGTCTCACCTTCGATCCAGGCAATCAAGTCCGCTCTGAACTGCGGAGAGAAGAGCGTCTTGGACATGATAAAGCGTCTAGAAAAGATCAACTTTGTCCCAGTTGACTCCCTTAGGAAATTCGACAGCGAACTCCACACGTTTTTCAACGTGAATTACTCTGAGGACCTAAAGACCGCTTATGAAATTCAATCTGTGAGCGAATAA
- the mobB gene encoding molybdopterin-guanine dinucleotide biosynthesis protein B — MDLSKNCNSAKREIVPILAVIGTSGSGKTTLIECIVKNLTDRGLRVGTVKHVHHHGFTIDTEGKDTWRHSKAGARVVICVSPNEMVKIRHRLSPHDNDLGSALNSVREDNLDLLILEGFRSEVSGNERIQKIVVAKDEKSLQKVLENVKSPLLAISGPVANGTDLKLDKGVPLIDIPRNREQLIQRIFNAFML, encoded by the coding sequence ATGGATCTATCCAAGAATTGTAATTCCGCTAAGAGGGAGATCGTCCCAATTCTTGCTGTAATCGGCACTAGTGGCTCTGGGAAGACGACGCTTATTGAGTGCATCGTAAAAAATTTGACTGATAGGGGGCTTAGGGTTGGCACAGTTAAACATGTACACCACCACGGATTCACAATTGATACGGAGGGAAAGGATACCTGGAGGCATTCGAAAGCCGGGGCAAGGGTGGTCATATGCGTTTCCCCCAATGAGATGGTAAAGATCCGGCATCGGCTCTCTCCGCATGATAATGATCTAGGGAGTGCCCTCAACTCCGTCAGGGAGGATAACCTAGACCTGCTGATTCTTGAGGGCTTCCGATCAGAGGTCTCCGGCAATGAGAGGATTCAGAAAATCGTTGTCGCTAAAGATGAAAAGTCTCTTCAAAAAGTTTTGGAGAACGTCAAAAGCCCTTTACTTGCTATTTCTGGGCCAGTAGCAAATGGAACTGATCTCAAATTGGATAAAGGGGTCCCCCTCATTGATATACCTCGAAACAGAGAACAACTCATCCAGCGGATATTCAACGCCTTCATGTTGTGA
- a CDS encoding FAD synthase, producing the protein MKTVLTSGAFDLIHYGHIRLLEEAKRLGGPDAKLVVIVARDETIRRLKGHPPVIPEDQRRAVVEALKVVDKVLLGFRELDMAAVIDRVKPDVIAVGYDQDGIEAMAREAIEKRGLKVEVKRISRFARDDLDSSSKIKRKVVQDRFASF; encoded by the coding sequence ATGAAGACGGTCCTCACCTCTGGAGCCTTCGACCTTATACACTACGGCCATATCCGCCTCCTGGAGGAGGCGAAACGCCTCGGGGGTCCCGACGCCAAGCTTGTGGTCATTGTGGCCAGGGACGAGACCATCAGGAGGCTCAAAGGGCACCCCCCTGTAATCCCAGAGGACCAGAGAAGGGCGGTCGTGGAGGCTCTCAAAGTGGTAGACAAGGTTCTCTTGGGGTTCAGAGAGCTAGATATGGCCGCCGTCATCGATAGAGTCAAACCTGACGTCATCGCCGTTGGCTATGATCAGGATGGCATTGAAGCAATGGCAAGGGAGGCCATCGAGAAACGGGGGCTCAAGGTCGAGGTCAAACGCATAAGTAGGTTCGCGCGAGATGACCTGGACAGCAGCTCCAAGATCAAGAGGAAGGTCGTTCAGGACCGCTTTGCATCTTTCTGA
- the dph5 gene encoding diphthine synthase yields MWQHLSLPPQGEIELTLTLISIGLTDHTDLSQRALQAARGCDILYAELYTMILDTNIDLLSEAIGKKVIELPRGRMEDSSYTLIEEARQGDIGVLVGGDALTATTHVSLILEATHEGIPTRVVHGSSIITAVAEAGLSPYKFGRTVTLPLPNKAPPDTVLTTLRENREYGLHTLILLDLDTVNKKAHTIKGAIKILLNADQPETYRGETLTVGIARLGWTDQEIKADFAKAFAGHDLKKPPHALIIPGRLHFHEIEALRTLAACPEKALELHNPVGELDRLIKKYSESCRRVIQEFNTEDLPRSVTLERVKALTLHAANYLDDGEYYQAERKATALASVSYAEGILDTLRLLGLVEFKW; encoded by the coding sequence GTGTGGCAACATCTATCGCTTCCCCCTCAAGGAGAGATAGAATTAACCCTCACCCTTATCAGCATCGGTCTCACCGACCACACTGACCTGAGCCAGCGGGCCCTCCAGGCAGCACGGGGCTGTGATATACTCTACGCCGAATTATACACCATGATCCTAGACACTAACATAGATCTGCTCTCTGAGGCCATTGGTAAAAAGGTGATTGAGCTCCCCCGAGGCCGGATGGAGGATAGTTCTTATACTCTCATCGAGGAGGCTAGGCAAGGTGACATAGGAGTGTTAGTTGGGGGGGACGCCCTTACTGCCACTACCCATGTCAGCCTTATCCTCGAGGCTACCCATGAAGGTATCCCCACTAGGGTTGTTCACGGCTCATCTATTATCACTGCGGTAGCCGAGGCAGGGCTTAGCCCCTACAAGTTCGGGCGTACAGTTACCCTTCCACTCCCAAATAAGGCTCCCCCGGATACAGTCCTTACTACTCTTCGGGAAAACCGAGAGTACGGCCTCCACACTCTTATCCTCCTGGACCTGGACACGGTGAACAAAAAAGCCCACACCATCAAAGGGGCTATCAAGATCCTTCTGAACGCCGACCAGCCAGAGACCTACAGGGGTGAAACTCTTACCGTTGGCATTGCCCGCCTCGGGTGGACAGACCAGGAGATCAAGGCCGATTTCGCCAAGGCCTTCGCCGGGCACGACCTCAAGAAGCCCCCCCATGCGCTCATTATCCCGGGGAGGCTCCACTTCCACGAGATAGAAGCATTGAGGACCCTCGCGGCCTGCCCTGAAAAAGCCCTAGAACTGCACAACCCAGTCGGGGAGTTAGACCGGCTCATCAAAAAGTACTCGGAGAGCTGCAGGAGGGTCATCCAGGAGTTCAACACTGAAGATCTCCCTAGATCTGTTACCCTCGAAAGGGTAAAGGCTTTAACATTACACGCGGCCAACTACCTCGACGACGGGGAGTATTACCAAGCGGAGCGGAAGGCAACGGCCCTAGCCTCGGTAAGCTACGCAGAGGGAATACTAGACACCCTCAGACTCCTAGGTCTCGTTGAATTCAAGTGGTAA
- a CDS encoding ribonuclease P codes for MAKQNAKIALERIHILFQQAESKFSIYPQQAQRHVDLARKIAQRSRIHLPPYLRRQVCRKCDTYLVPGSTCRTRIRQRREPHVATTCLKCGNIYRFPLKER; via the coding sequence ATGGCCAAACAAAATGCCAAGATCGCTTTAGAAAGGATACACATTCTCTTCCAGCAAGCGGAATCCAAATTCTCCATCTATCCCCAGCAAGCCCAGCGTCACGTTGACCTCGCCCGCAAGATCGCCCAGAGAAGCCGAATACATCTTCCACCTTACCTCCGCCGCCAGGTCTGCCGGAAATGTGACACATATCTCGTCCCCGGTTCTACCTGCCGCACCAGGATACGCCAGCGTCGAGAGCCACATGTGGCCACCACCTGCCTTAAGTGTGGCAACATCTATCGCTTCCCCCTCAAGGAGAGATAG